A single genomic interval of Daucus carota subsp. sativus chromosome 1, DH1 v3.0, whole genome shotgun sequence harbors:
- the LOC108205479 gene encoding protein tesmin/TSO1-like CXC 6 isoform X2 gives MDKPEPGSGSGPAKTAARQLDFTAICRASAATAILPDHPQAQLQSKLLALALKRQAEAEPKGNAARPDPEVDPKVKRAVQGDGVVGSGGEKANLSVDSKVESPKPRQHSHAESIRPQHSHVELLRSRQHINSELKKAESPKPRHPINVELKKTESPKPRQQNTVEFKKIESPKVRQQSNVEFKDGTIKKQKQCNCKNSRCLKLYCECFAAGIYCNGCNCTNCHNNVEHESARREAVGATLERNPNAFRSKIAKSPHRSQDNRIEAGEVTTVGKHNKGCNCKKSWCLKKYCECFQANIMCSENCRCIDCKNCEGSEEARALRQGEHTNVMAFMQHGSTQAFGYIPQAIKKRKIQSLFTGEAPANTLDNRSAQKYSQETFLTSLSNSSHLPSIPLHAAAARATMLRSSDSMYRSQLAAIRGLKDAKELCSRLVVVSAEASSKLAGKKLTANENAEIDQCETSSTTSNQLHKDKVESRVQVLSGGDKVQTGSSGSDPVDIQHERAMSPGTLELMCDEQDRTFLEAQSPSVVGGCSKQPKISSSTTQGFTDLYAEQERLVLTNFLNCLNRLVTSGSMQVMHPSSSQTVREGQQEPLQNGIKDFKLQRNGDHLH, from the exons atggataaacccgaacccgGATCCGGATCCGGACCCGCCAAAACGGCGGCGCGGCAGCTGGATTTCACGGCGATTTGCCGGGCGTCGGCGGCGACGGCGATTTTGCCGGATCACCCGCAAGCCCAATTGCAGTCAAAGCTGTTGGCGTTGGCTTTGAAGAGACAGGCTGAGGCGGAGCCGAAGGGGAATGCGGCCCGACCCGACCCGGAAGTGGATCCGAAGGTCAAGAGGGCAGTGCAGGGAGATGGGGTTGTGGGGAGTGGTGGTGAGAAGGCTAATTTGAG TGTTGACAGCAAAGTGGAATCTCCAAAACCACGACAGCATAGTCATGCGGAATCAATAAGACCACAACATAGTCATGTGGAATTATTAAGATCACGGCAACATATTAATTCAGAACTGAAGAAGGCAGAATCTCCAAAACCACGGCACCCTATAAATGTGGAACTGAAGAAGACAGAATCTCCAAAACCACGACAGCAGAATACTGTGGAATTCAAGAAAATAGAATCTCCAAAAGTTCGCCAACAAAGTAATGTGGAATTTAAGGATGGTACTATAAAGAAACAAAAACAGTGCAACTGCAAAAATTCTCGTTGCTTAAAGTT GTACTGTGAGTGCTTTGCTGCTGGCATATATTGTAATGGTTGCAACTGCACAAATTGTCACAATAATGTTGAGCACGAGTCTGCTAGGCGAGAGGCAGTCGGGGCAACGTTGGAGAGAAATCCTAATGCCTTCAGATCGAAGATTGCTAAAAGTCCACATAGATCTCAAGATAATAGG ATAGAGGCAGGAGAGGTTACAACAGTTGGAAAGCACAATAAAGGATGTAACTGCAAGAAATCTTGGTGCCTCAAGAAGTATTGTGAGTGCTTCCAAGCCAATATTATGTGCTCAGAAAATTGTCGATGCATAGACTGCAAGAATTGTGAAGGAAGTGAAGAGGCAAGAGCCCTTCGCCAAGGAGAACACACTAATGTTATGGCATTCATGCAACATGGAAGCACTCAGGCTTTTGGTTATATTCCTCAAGCAATTAAGAAGAGGAAAATTCAGAGCCTATTTACAGGAGAGGCACCCGCTAATACCCTAGATAACCGAAGTGCACAGAAGTACAGTCAG GAAACTTTTCTAACATCTCTGAGTAACTCGTCTCACCTACCATCCATCCCTCTTCATGCGGCAGCTGCCAGGGCAACAATGTTAAGATCTTCAGACTCCATGTATAG GTCACAATTAGCAGCTATCCGTGGACTAAAGGATGCAAAGGAGCTTTGCTCACGTTTGGTCGTAGTTTCAGCAGAAGCTTCGAGCAAACTAGCTG GCAAAAAACTCACAGCAAATGAAAATGCAGAGATAGATCAGTGTGAGACCTCCTCTACTACATCAAATCAGCTACATAAAGATAAAGTGGAAAGTAGAGTCCAGGTATTATCTGGAGGAGATAAAGTCCAGACAGGTTCCAGTGGGTCAGATCCAGTTGATATACAACATGAGCGGGCAATGTCTCCTGGAACACTTGAACTAATGTGTGATGAACAAGATAGAACATTCCTGGAAGCTCAATCTCCGAGTGTGGTTGGAGGCTGTAGTAAACAGCCTAAAATTAGTTCATCTACCACACAAGGTTTTACTGACCTATATGCAGAGCAAGAGAGACTTGTCTTGACTAATTTCTTGAATTGTCTCAACAGGCTTGTCACTTCTGGAAGCATGCAAG TGATGCATCCTTCATCATCTCAAACAGTAAGAGAGGGTCAACAAGAACCCCTGCAGAATGGCATCAAAGATTTCAAACTACAAAGAAACGGTGACCATCTGCATTGA
- the LOC108205479 gene encoding protein tesmin/TSO1-like CXC 6 isoform X1 — MDKPEPGSGSGPAKTAARQLDFTAICRASAATAILPDHPQAQLQSKLLALALKRQAEAEPKGNAARPDPEVDPKVKRAVQGDGVVGSGGEKANLSVDSKVESPKPRQHSHAESIRPQHSHVELLRSRQHINSELKKAESPKPRHPINVELKKTESPKPRQQNTVEFKKIESPKVRQQSNVEFKDGTIKKQKQCNCKNSRCLKLYCECFAAGIYCNGCNCTNCHNNVEHESARREAVGATLERNPNAFRSKIAKSPHRSQDNRTQIEAGEVTTVGKHNKGCNCKKSWCLKKYCECFQANIMCSENCRCIDCKNCEGSEEARALRQGEHTNVMAFMQHGSTQAFGYIPQAIKKRKIQSLFTGEAPANTLDNRSAQKYSQETFLTSLSNSSHLPSIPLHAAAARATMLRSSDSMYRSQLAAIRGLKDAKELCSRLVVVSAEASSKLAGKKLTANENAEIDQCETSSTTSNQLHKDKVESRVQVLSGGDKVQTGSSGSDPVDIQHERAMSPGTLELMCDEQDRTFLEAQSPSVVGGCSKQPKISSSTTQGFTDLYAEQERLVLTNFLNCLNRLVTSGSMQVMHPSSSQTVREGQQEPLQNGIKDFKLQRNGDHLH; from the exons atggataaacccgaacccgGATCCGGATCCGGACCCGCCAAAACGGCGGCGCGGCAGCTGGATTTCACGGCGATTTGCCGGGCGTCGGCGGCGACGGCGATTTTGCCGGATCACCCGCAAGCCCAATTGCAGTCAAAGCTGTTGGCGTTGGCTTTGAAGAGACAGGCTGAGGCGGAGCCGAAGGGGAATGCGGCCCGACCCGACCCGGAAGTGGATCCGAAGGTCAAGAGGGCAGTGCAGGGAGATGGGGTTGTGGGGAGTGGTGGTGAGAAGGCTAATTTGAG TGTTGACAGCAAAGTGGAATCTCCAAAACCACGACAGCATAGTCATGCGGAATCAATAAGACCACAACATAGTCATGTGGAATTATTAAGATCACGGCAACATATTAATTCAGAACTGAAGAAGGCAGAATCTCCAAAACCACGGCACCCTATAAATGTGGAACTGAAGAAGACAGAATCTCCAAAACCACGACAGCAGAATACTGTGGAATTCAAGAAAATAGAATCTCCAAAAGTTCGCCAACAAAGTAATGTGGAATTTAAGGATGGTACTATAAAGAAACAAAAACAGTGCAACTGCAAAAATTCTCGTTGCTTAAAGTT GTACTGTGAGTGCTTTGCTGCTGGCATATATTGTAATGGTTGCAACTGCACAAATTGTCACAATAATGTTGAGCACGAGTCTGCTAGGCGAGAGGCAGTCGGGGCAACGTTGGAGAGAAATCCTAATGCCTTCAGATCGAAGATTGCTAAAAGTCCACATAGATCTCAAGATAATAGG acaCAGATAGAGGCAGGAGAGGTTACAACAGTTGGAAAGCACAATAAAGGATGTAACTGCAAGAAATCTTGGTGCCTCAAGAAGTATTGTGAGTGCTTCCAAGCCAATATTATGTGCTCAGAAAATTGTCGATGCATAGACTGCAAGAATTGTGAAGGAAGTGAAGAGGCAAGAGCCCTTCGCCAAGGAGAACACACTAATGTTATGGCATTCATGCAACATGGAAGCACTCAGGCTTTTGGTTATATTCCTCAAGCAATTAAGAAGAGGAAAATTCAGAGCCTATTTACAGGAGAGGCACCCGCTAATACCCTAGATAACCGAAGTGCACAGAAGTACAGTCAG GAAACTTTTCTAACATCTCTGAGTAACTCGTCTCACCTACCATCCATCCCTCTTCATGCGGCAGCTGCCAGGGCAACAATGTTAAGATCTTCAGACTCCATGTATAG GTCACAATTAGCAGCTATCCGTGGACTAAAGGATGCAAAGGAGCTTTGCTCACGTTTGGTCGTAGTTTCAGCAGAAGCTTCGAGCAAACTAGCTG GCAAAAAACTCACAGCAAATGAAAATGCAGAGATAGATCAGTGTGAGACCTCCTCTACTACATCAAATCAGCTACATAAAGATAAAGTGGAAAGTAGAGTCCAGGTATTATCTGGAGGAGATAAAGTCCAGACAGGTTCCAGTGGGTCAGATCCAGTTGATATACAACATGAGCGGGCAATGTCTCCTGGAACACTTGAACTAATGTGTGATGAACAAGATAGAACATTCCTGGAAGCTCAATCTCCGAGTGTGGTTGGAGGCTGTAGTAAACAGCCTAAAATTAGTTCATCTACCACACAAGGTTTTACTGACCTATATGCAGAGCAAGAGAGACTTGTCTTGACTAATTTCTTGAATTGTCTCAACAGGCTTGTCACTTCTGGAAGCATGCAAG TGATGCATCCTTCATCATCTCAAACAGTAAGAGAGGGTCAACAAGAACCCCTGCAGAATGGCATCAAAGATTTCAAACTACAAAGAAACGGTGACCATCTGCATTGA
- the LOC108205479 gene encoding protein tesmin/TSO1-like CXC 6 isoform X3, which produces MDKPEPGSGSGPAKTAARQLDFTAICRASAATAILPDHPQAQLQSKLLALALKRQAEAEPKGNAARPDPEVDPKVKRAVQGDGVVGSGGEKANLSKVESPKPRQHSHAESIRPQHSHVELLRSRQHINSELKKAESPKPRHPINVELKKTESPKPRQQNTVEFKKIESPKVRQQSNVEFKDGTIKKQKQCNCKNSRCLKLYCECFAAGIYCNGCNCTNCHNNVEHESARREAVGATLERNPNAFRSKIAKSPHRSQDNRTQIEAGEVTTVGKHNKGCNCKKSWCLKKYCECFQANIMCSENCRCIDCKNCEGSEEARALRQGEHTNVMAFMQHGSTQAFGYIPQAIKKRKIQSLFTGEAPANTLDNRSAQKYSQETFLTSLSNSSHLPSIPLHAAAARATMLRSSDSMYRSQLAAIRGLKDAKELCSRLVVVSAEASSKLAGKKLTANENAEIDQCETSSTTSNQLHKDKVESRVQVLSGGDKVQTGSSGSDPVDIQHERAMSPGTLELMCDEQDRTFLEAQSPSVVGGCSKQPKISSSTTQGFTDLYAEQERLVLTNFLNCLNRLVTSGSMQVMHPSSSQTVREGQQEPLQNGIKDFKLQRNGDHLH; this is translated from the exons atggataaacccgaacccgGATCCGGATCCGGACCCGCCAAAACGGCGGCGCGGCAGCTGGATTTCACGGCGATTTGCCGGGCGTCGGCGGCGACGGCGATTTTGCCGGATCACCCGCAAGCCCAATTGCAGTCAAAGCTGTTGGCGTTGGCTTTGAAGAGACAGGCTGAGGCGGAGCCGAAGGGGAATGCGGCCCGACCCGACCCGGAAGTGGATCCGAAGGTCAAGAGGGCAGTGCAGGGAGATGGGGTTGTGGGGAGTGGTGGTGAGAAGGCTAATTTGAG CAAAGTGGAATCTCCAAAACCACGACAGCATAGTCATGCGGAATCAATAAGACCACAACATAGTCATGTGGAATTATTAAGATCACGGCAACATATTAATTCAGAACTGAAGAAGGCAGAATCTCCAAAACCACGGCACCCTATAAATGTGGAACTGAAGAAGACAGAATCTCCAAAACCACGACAGCAGAATACTGTGGAATTCAAGAAAATAGAATCTCCAAAAGTTCGCCAACAAAGTAATGTGGAATTTAAGGATGGTACTATAAAGAAACAAAAACAGTGCAACTGCAAAAATTCTCGTTGCTTAAAGTT GTACTGTGAGTGCTTTGCTGCTGGCATATATTGTAATGGTTGCAACTGCACAAATTGTCACAATAATGTTGAGCACGAGTCTGCTAGGCGAGAGGCAGTCGGGGCAACGTTGGAGAGAAATCCTAATGCCTTCAGATCGAAGATTGCTAAAAGTCCACATAGATCTCAAGATAATAGG acaCAGATAGAGGCAGGAGAGGTTACAACAGTTGGAAAGCACAATAAAGGATGTAACTGCAAGAAATCTTGGTGCCTCAAGAAGTATTGTGAGTGCTTCCAAGCCAATATTATGTGCTCAGAAAATTGTCGATGCATAGACTGCAAGAATTGTGAAGGAAGTGAAGAGGCAAGAGCCCTTCGCCAAGGAGAACACACTAATGTTATGGCATTCATGCAACATGGAAGCACTCAGGCTTTTGGTTATATTCCTCAAGCAATTAAGAAGAGGAAAATTCAGAGCCTATTTACAGGAGAGGCACCCGCTAATACCCTAGATAACCGAAGTGCACAGAAGTACAGTCAG GAAACTTTTCTAACATCTCTGAGTAACTCGTCTCACCTACCATCCATCCCTCTTCATGCGGCAGCTGCCAGGGCAACAATGTTAAGATCTTCAGACTCCATGTATAG GTCACAATTAGCAGCTATCCGTGGACTAAAGGATGCAAAGGAGCTTTGCTCACGTTTGGTCGTAGTTTCAGCAGAAGCTTCGAGCAAACTAGCTG GCAAAAAACTCACAGCAAATGAAAATGCAGAGATAGATCAGTGTGAGACCTCCTCTACTACATCAAATCAGCTACATAAAGATAAAGTGGAAAGTAGAGTCCAGGTATTATCTGGAGGAGATAAAGTCCAGACAGGTTCCAGTGGGTCAGATCCAGTTGATATACAACATGAGCGGGCAATGTCTCCTGGAACACTTGAACTAATGTGTGATGAACAAGATAGAACATTCCTGGAAGCTCAATCTCCGAGTGTGGTTGGAGGCTGTAGTAAACAGCCTAAAATTAGTTCATCTACCACACAAGGTTTTACTGACCTATATGCAGAGCAAGAGAGACTTGTCTTGACTAATTTCTTGAATTGTCTCAACAGGCTTGTCACTTCTGGAAGCATGCAAG TGATGCATCCTTCATCATCTCAAACAGTAAGAGAGGGTCAACAAGAACCCCTGCAGAATGGCATCAAAGATTTCAAACTACAAAGAAACGGTGACCATCTGCATTGA
- the LOC108205479 gene encoding protein tesmin/TSO1-like CXC 6 isoform X5 gives MDKPEPGSGSGPAKTAARQLDFTAICRASAATAILPDHPQAQLQSKLLALALKRQAEAEPKGNAARPDPEVDPKVKRAVQGDGVVGSGGEKANLSKVESPKPRQHSHAESIRPQHSHVELLRSRQHINSELKKAESPKPRHPINVELKKTESPKPRQQNTVEFKKIESPKVRQQSNVEFKDGTIKKQKQCNCKNSRCLKLYCECFAAGIYCNGCNCTNCHNNVEHESARREAVGATLERNPNAFRSKIAKSPHRSQDNRIEAGEVTTVGKHNKGCNCKKSWCLKKYCECFQANIMCSENCRCIDCKNCEGSEEARALRQGEHTNVMAFMQHGSTQAFGYIPQAIKKRKIQSLFTGEAPANTLDNRSAQKYSQETFLTSLSNSSHLPSIPLHAAAARATMLRSSDSMYRSQLAAIRGLKDAKELCSRLVVVSAEASSKLAEIDQCETSSTTSNQLHKDKVESRVQVLSGGDKVQTGSSGSDPVDIQHERAMSPGTLELMCDEQDRTFLEAQSPSVVGGCSKQPKISSSTTQGFTDLYAEQERLVLTNFLNCLNRLVTSGSMQVMHPSSSQTVREGQQEPLQNGIKDFKLQRNGDHLH, from the exons atggataaacccgaacccgGATCCGGATCCGGACCCGCCAAAACGGCGGCGCGGCAGCTGGATTTCACGGCGATTTGCCGGGCGTCGGCGGCGACGGCGATTTTGCCGGATCACCCGCAAGCCCAATTGCAGTCAAAGCTGTTGGCGTTGGCTTTGAAGAGACAGGCTGAGGCGGAGCCGAAGGGGAATGCGGCCCGACCCGACCCGGAAGTGGATCCGAAGGTCAAGAGGGCAGTGCAGGGAGATGGGGTTGTGGGGAGTGGTGGTGAGAAGGCTAATTTGAG CAAAGTGGAATCTCCAAAACCACGACAGCATAGTCATGCGGAATCAATAAGACCACAACATAGTCATGTGGAATTATTAAGATCACGGCAACATATTAATTCAGAACTGAAGAAGGCAGAATCTCCAAAACCACGGCACCCTATAAATGTGGAACTGAAGAAGACAGAATCTCCAAAACCACGACAGCAGAATACTGTGGAATTCAAGAAAATAGAATCTCCAAAAGTTCGCCAACAAAGTAATGTGGAATTTAAGGATGGTACTATAAAGAAACAAAAACAGTGCAACTGCAAAAATTCTCGTTGCTTAAAGTT GTACTGTGAGTGCTTTGCTGCTGGCATATATTGTAATGGTTGCAACTGCACAAATTGTCACAATAATGTTGAGCACGAGTCTGCTAGGCGAGAGGCAGTCGGGGCAACGTTGGAGAGAAATCCTAATGCCTTCAGATCGAAGATTGCTAAAAGTCCACATAGATCTCAAGATAATAGG ATAGAGGCAGGAGAGGTTACAACAGTTGGAAAGCACAATAAAGGATGTAACTGCAAGAAATCTTGGTGCCTCAAGAAGTATTGTGAGTGCTTCCAAGCCAATATTATGTGCTCAGAAAATTGTCGATGCATAGACTGCAAGAATTGTGAAGGAAGTGAAGAGGCAAGAGCCCTTCGCCAAGGAGAACACACTAATGTTATGGCATTCATGCAACATGGAAGCACTCAGGCTTTTGGTTATATTCCTCAAGCAATTAAGAAGAGGAAAATTCAGAGCCTATTTACAGGAGAGGCACCCGCTAATACCCTAGATAACCGAAGTGCACAGAAGTACAGTCAG GAAACTTTTCTAACATCTCTGAGTAACTCGTCTCACCTACCATCCATCCCTCTTCATGCGGCAGCTGCCAGGGCAACAATGTTAAGATCTTCAGACTCCATGTATAG GTCACAATTAGCAGCTATCCGTGGACTAAAGGATGCAAAGGAGCTTTGCTCACGTTTGGTCGTAGTTTCAGCAGAAGCTTCGAGCAAACTAGCTG AGATAGATCAGTGTGAGACCTCCTCTACTACATCAAATCAGCTACATAAAGATAAAGTGGAAAGTAGAGTCCAGGTATTATCTGGAGGAGATAAAGTCCAGACAGGTTCCAGTGGGTCAGATCCAGTTGATATACAACATGAGCGGGCAATGTCTCCTGGAACACTTGAACTAATGTGTGATGAACAAGATAGAACATTCCTGGAAGCTCAATCTCCGAGTGTGGTTGGAGGCTGTAGTAAACAGCCTAAAATTAGTTCATCTACCACACAAGGTTTTACTGACCTATATGCAGAGCAAGAGAGACTTGTCTTGACTAATTTCTTGAATTGTCTCAACAGGCTTGTCACTTCTGGAAGCATGCAAG TGATGCATCCTTCATCATCTCAAACAGTAAGAGAGGGTCAACAAGAACCCCTGCAGAATGGCATCAAAGATTTCAAACTACAAAGAAACGGTGACCATCTGCATTGA
- the LOC108205479 gene encoding protein tesmin/TSO1-like CXC 6 isoform X4 produces MDKPEPGSGSGPAKTAARQLDFTAICRASAATAILPDHPQAQLQSKLLALALKRQAEAEPKGNAARPDPEVDPKVKRAVQGDGVVGSGGEKANLSVDSKVESPKPRQHSHAESIRPQHSHVELLRSRQHINSELKKAESPKPRHPINVELKKTESPKPRQQNTVEFKKIESPKVRQQSNVEFKDGTIKKQKQCNCKNSRCLKLYCECFAAGIYCNGCNCTNCHNNVEHESARREAVGATLERNPNAFRSKIAKSPHRSQDNRTQIEAGEVTTVGKHNKGCNCKKSWCLKKYCECFQANIMCSENCRCIDCKNCEGSEEARALRQGEHTNVMAFMQHGSTQAFGYIPQAIKKRKIQSLFTGEAPANTLDNRSAQKYSQETFLTSLSNSSHLPSIPLHAAAARATMLRSSDSMYRSQLAAIRGLKDAKELCSRLVVVSAEASSKLAEIDQCETSSTTSNQLHKDKVESRVQVLSGGDKVQTGSSGSDPVDIQHERAMSPGTLELMCDEQDRTFLEAQSPSVVGGCSKQPKISSSTTQGFTDLYAEQERLVLTNFLNCLNRLVTSGSMQVMHPSSSQTVREGQQEPLQNGIKDFKLQRNGDHLH; encoded by the exons atggataaacccgaacccgGATCCGGATCCGGACCCGCCAAAACGGCGGCGCGGCAGCTGGATTTCACGGCGATTTGCCGGGCGTCGGCGGCGACGGCGATTTTGCCGGATCACCCGCAAGCCCAATTGCAGTCAAAGCTGTTGGCGTTGGCTTTGAAGAGACAGGCTGAGGCGGAGCCGAAGGGGAATGCGGCCCGACCCGACCCGGAAGTGGATCCGAAGGTCAAGAGGGCAGTGCAGGGAGATGGGGTTGTGGGGAGTGGTGGTGAGAAGGCTAATTTGAG TGTTGACAGCAAAGTGGAATCTCCAAAACCACGACAGCATAGTCATGCGGAATCAATAAGACCACAACATAGTCATGTGGAATTATTAAGATCACGGCAACATATTAATTCAGAACTGAAGAAGGCAGAATCTCCAAAACCACGGCACCCTATAAATGTGGAACTGAAGAAGACAGAATCTCCAAAACCACGACAGCAGAATACTGTGGAATTCAAGAAAATAGAATCTCCAAAAGTTCGCCAACAAAGTAATGTGGAATTTAAGGATGGTACTATAAAGAAACAAAAACAGTGCAACTGCAAAAATTCTCGTTGCTTAAAGTT GTACTGTGAGTGCTTTGCTGCTGGCATATATTGTAATGGTTGCAACTGCACAAATTGTCACAATAATGTTGAGCACGAGTCTGCTAGGCGAGAGGCAGTCGGGGCAACGTTGGAGAGAAATCCTAATGCCTTCAGATCGAAGATTGCTAAAAGTCCACATAGATCTCAAGATAATAGG acaCAGATAGAGGCAGGAGAGGTTACAACAGTTGGAAAGCACAATAAAGGATGTAACTGCAAGAAATCTTGGTGCCTCAAGAAGTATTGTGAGTGCTTCCAAGCCAATATTATGTGCTCAGAAAATTGTCGATGCATAGACTGCAAGAATTGTGAAGGAAGTGAAGAGGCAAGAGCCCTTCGCCAAGGAGAACACACTAATGTTATGGCATTCATGCAACATGGAAGCACTCAGGCTTTTGGTTATATTCCTCAAGCAATTAAGAAGAGGAAAATTCAGAGCCTATTTACAGGAGAGGCACCCGCTAATACCCTAGATAACCGAAGTGCACAGAAGTACAGTCAG GAAACTTTTCTAACATCTCTGAGTAACTCGTCTCACCTACCATCCATCCCTCTTCATGCGGCAGCTGCCAGGGCAACAATGTTAAGATCTTCAGACTCCATGTATAG GTCACAATTAGCAGCTATCCGTGGACTAAAGGATGCAAAGGAGCTTTGCTCACGTTTGGTCGTAGTTTCAGCAGAAGCTTCGAGCAAACTAGCTG AGATAGATCAGTGTGAGACCTCCTCTACTACATCAAATCAGCTACATAAAGATAAAGTGGAAAGTAGAGTCCAGGTATTATCTGGAGGAGATAAAGTCCAGACAGGTTCCAGTGGGTCAGATCCAGTTGATATACAACATGAGCGGGCAATGTCTCCTGGAACACTTGAACTAATGTGTGATGAACAAGATAGAACATTCCTGGAAGCTCAATCTCCGAGTGTGGTTGGAGGCTGTAGTAAACAGCCTAAAATTAGTTCATCTACCACACAAGGTTTTACTGACCTATATGCAGAGCAAGAGAGACTTGTCTTGACTAATTTCTTGAATTGTCTCAACAGGCTTGTCACTTCTGGAAGCATGCAAG TGATGCATCCTTCATCATCTCAAACAGTAAGAGAGGGTCAACAAGAACCCCTGCAGAATGGCATCAAAGATTTCAAACTACAAAGAAACGGTGACCATCTGCATTGA
- the LOC108203885 gene encoding uncharacterized protein LOC108203885: protein MFLGTCQLTCHFSYFPSPLQLTTYSSVYTYNNTYKVKLRSTAGITRRKMAGKVEAAGEDGLKLRSRFIHLLTTRRSPQVPLTVEPGKPVAEPMYQETPKPIFSEAMESCPKANIPNFNKLLKEENLYLTTEEGEQGRLPVLILSIKESTPQRRPAIVFLHSTNKCKEWLRPLLEAYASRGYIAVAIDSRFHGERASSLTTYRESLVSAWKNGDTMPFIFDTVWDLIKLADYLSQRDDIDPSRIGITGESLGGMHSWFAAAADTRYAVVVPIIGVQGFRWAIDNDKWLPRVNSIKAVFEEAQIDLNKSAIDKEVVEKVWDRIAPGLASEFDAPYTVPLIAPRPLLLLNGEEDPRCPLAGLDIPKQKVAEAYENAGCKDKFKVIAEQGVGHQMTASMVKEASDWFDEYL from the exons ATGTTCCTCGGCACGTGCCAACTCACCTGCCACTTCTCGTACTTTCCATCTCCTCTGCAACTAACTACTTATAGCAGTGTTTATACTTACAACAACACTTACAAAGTCAAGCTCCGAAGCACCGCCGGAATCACTCGCCGGAAAATGGCCGGAAAAGTTGAAGCCGCCGGAGAGGATGGTCTGAAGCTCAGGTCTCGGTTCATTCATCTCTTGACCACTCGCCGATCTCCTCAAG TTCCTCTTACTGTGGAACCTGGAAAACCTGTTGCGGAACCCATGTATCAAGAGACTCCCAAGCCAATATTCAGTGAG GCAATGGAATCTTGCCCAAAGGCAAATATTCCTAATTTCAATAAGCTACTCAAGGAGGAGAACTTGTATTTGACAACTGAG GAAGGCGAACAAGGGCGATTGCCTGTGCTAATATTAAGTATAAAAGAAAGCACTCCTCAAAGAAGGCCGGCTATTGTGTTTCTTCATAGCACAAACAAGTGCAAAGAATGGCTTCGCCCTTTGCTTGAG GCATATGCTTCACGCGGTTACATAGCGGTTGCCATCGATTCTCGTTTCCATGGGGAGCGTGCCAGCAGTCTGACCACCTATCGCGAA TCTCTAGTATCGGCATGGAAAAATGGTGATACAATGCCATTCATCTTCGACACG GTCTGGGATTTAATAAAACTAGCTGATTATCTTTCACAAAGGGATGATATTGATCCGTCAAGGATTGGAATTACCGGGGAATCACTTGGAG GAATGCATTCATGGTTTGCTGCTGCGGCTGATACACGTTATGCTGTAGTTGTTCCCATAATTGGTGTTCAG GGATTTCGATGGGCTATAGATAACGATAAATGGCTTCCCCGAGTAAACAGTATAAAAGCAGTATTTGAAG AAGCACAGATTGATTTGAACAAAAGCGCAATCGATAAAGAAGTGGTAGAGAAG gTTTGGGACAGAATCGCTCCAGGACTCGCCTCAGAGTTTGATGCACCCTACACCGTTCCTCTTATTGCACCACGCCCTCTCTTGCTTCTAAATG GGGAAGAAGATCCACGTTGCCCGCTTGCGGGTCTTGACATTCCCAAGCAAAAAGTAGCCGAGGCATATGAAAATGCTGGTTGTAAAGATAAATTTAAG GTGATTGCGGAACAAGGAGTTGGGCACCAAATGACAGCTTCAATGGTAAAGGAAGCAAGTGACTGGTTTGACGAATATCTTTAA